The following are from one region of the Noviherbaspirillum sedimenti genome:
- the fdhF gene encoding formate dehydrogenase subunit alpha, giving the protein MNETILKYDFGTPLREATEQVTLKIDGIPVTVAAGTSVMRAAAQSGVNIPKLCATDSLEPFGSCRLCLVEIEGRRGYPASCTTPVEAGMKVRTQSPKLQSLRKGVMELYISDHPLDCLTCPANGDCELQDMAGVTGLREVRYGADGANHLDSKKDESNPYFTYDPSKCIVCSRCVRACEEIQGTFALTISGRGFESRVSPGQDQSFMESECVSCGACVQACPTATLQETSIIWLGQPEHSVVTTCAYCGVGCALKAEMKGNEVVRMVPHKDGKANEGHACVKGRFAWGYATHKDRITKPMIRNKITDPWREVSWEEALDYAASKFRRIQNEHGVNSIGGIVSSRCTNEEGYLVQKLVRAAFRNNNVDTCARVCHSPTGYGLKQTLGESAGTQTFKSIEYADVIMVIGANPTDGHPVFASRMKKRLRQGAKLIVIDPRRIDLIKSPHVRADYHLQLKPGTNVAIVNALAHVIVTEGLLNEAFIAQRCEDRTFGQWRDFVAQPENSPETMESVTGVSATHVREAARLYATGGNAAIYYGLGVTEHAQGSTMVMGIANLAMATGNVGREGVGINPLRGQNNVQGSCDIGSFPHELPGYRHVSDTTTRIQFEEAWGVSIQSEPGLRIPNMFDAALHGSFKGLYCQGEDIVQSDPNTQHVAAALSAMECIVVQDIFLNETAKYAHVLLPGSSFLEKDGTFTNAERRISRVRKVMPPRAGYADWEVTIQLAKRLGYDMHYSHPSEIMDEIARLTPTFRGVSYEKLDRLGSIQWPCNDHAPEGTPIMHSDQFVRGKGRFMLTKYVATDEKVTRRFPLILTTGRILSQYNVGAQTRRTENVRWHAEDRLEIHPHDAEERGIKDDSWVGIQSRAGETVLRAKVTDRMQPGVVYTTFHFPESGANVITTDNSDWATNCPEYKVTAVQVMPVAHPSQWQREYQQFNKTQLDLLDVADGTLADAG; this is encoded by the coding sequence ATGAACGAAACCATCCTCAAGTACGATTTCGGCACGCCGCTTCGCGAAGCCACGGAACAGGTCACGCTGAAAATCGACGGCATCCCGGTGACGGTCGCCGCCGGCACTTCGGTGATGCGCGCCGCAGCGCAAAGCGGTGTCAACATCCCCAAACTGTGCGCCACCGACAGCCTGGAACCTTTCGGATCTTGCCGTCTGTGCCTGGTCGAGATCGAAGGACGGCGTGGCTATCCGGCCTCCTGCACGACGCCGGTGGAAGCAGGCATGAAGGTACGCACACAATCGCCCAAGCTGCAATCACTGCGCAAGGGCGTCATGGAGTTATATATCTCCGACCATCCTCTGGACTGCCTAACCTGCCCTGCCAACGGCGATTGTGAATTGCAGGACATGGCCGGCGTCACCGGCTTGCGCGAAGTGCGCTATGGCGCTGACGGCGCTAACCATCTCGATAGCAAGAAGGATGAATCCAATCCATACTTTACCTACGACCCGTCCAAGTGCATCGTCTGCAGCCGCTGCGTGCGCGCGTGCGAGGAAATCCAGGGCACGTTCGCACTGACCATTTCCGGTCGCGGTTTCGAGTCACGCGTATCACCAGGGCAAGACCAGTCTTTCATGGAATCGGAATGCGTATCGTGTGGCGCCTGCGTTCAAGCCTGCCCCACCGCCACGCTCCAGGAAACATCCATCATCTGGCTTGGACAGCCTGAGCACAGCGTCGTCACGACTTGCGCGTATTGCGGCGTCGGCTGCGCGCTGAAAGCGGAAATGAAAGGCAACGAGGTAGTGCGCATGGTGCCGCACAAGGATGGCAAAGCCAATGAGGGCCATGCGTGCGTGAAAGGACGCTTTGCCTGGGGCTATGCGACCCACAAGGACCGCATCACCAAGCCAATGATCCGCAACAAAATTACCGACCCGTGGCGCGAAGTCTCCTGGGAGGAAGCGCTGGATTATGCAGCGTCGAAATTTCGGCGTATCCAGAACGAGCACGGAGTAAACTCGATCGGCGGCATCGTCTCTTCGCGCTGCACTAACGAGGAAGGCTATCTGGTGCAAAAGCTGGTGCGCGCGGCATTCCGTAACAACAACGTCGACACCTGCGCCCGCGTATGCCACTCCCCCACCGGCTACGGCCTGAAGCAGACGCTAGGCGAATCTGCCGGCACGCAAACCTTCAAGTCGATTGAATACGCCGACGTGATTATGGTCATTGGCGCCAATCCGACCGATGGCCATCCGGTATTCGCCTCGCGCATGAAAAAGCGCCTGCGCCAGGGAGCGAAGCTGATCGTGATCGACCCTCGACGCATCGACCTGATAAAGTCGCCGCACGTGCGCGCCGACTATCATCTGCAACTAAAGCCCGGCACCAATGTCGCCATCGTCAATGCGCTTGCCCATGTGATCGTAACAGAAGGCTTGCTGAATGAGGCGTTCATCGCGCAACGCTGCGAGGACAGGACATTCGGGCAATGGCGCGACTTCGTTGCGCAGCCTGAAAATTCCCCTGAGACCATGGAAAGCGTGACCGGTGTGTCCGCCACGCATGTCCGTGAAGCCGCGCGCCTGTATGCGACAGGGGGAAATGCCGCCATCTACTACGGCCTGGGCGTGACCGAACATGCGCAAGGTTCCACCATGGTGATGGGCATCGCGAATCTCGCAATGGCGACCGGCAATGTCGGCCGCGAAGGCGTCGGCATCAATCCGCTGCGCGGCCAGAACAATGTCCAGGGATCTTGCGATATCGGTTCCTTCCCGCATGAACTGCCCGGTTACCGGCATGTGTCCGATACCACGACCCGGATACAGTTCGAGGAAGCCTGGGGCGTATCGATTCAGTCCGAGCCGGGCCTGCGGATTCCCAACATGTTCGACGCCGCGCTGCACGGCAGCTTCAAGGGGCTGTATTGCCAAGGCGAAGATATCGTGCAGTCCGATCCGAATACCCAGCATGTCGCGGCGGCGCTGTCGGCGATGGAATGCATCGTGGTACAGGACATCTTCCTGAACGAGACCGCGAAATACGCCCATGTGCTCTTGCCGGGATCCTCCTTTCTGGAAAAGGATGGCACTTTCACCAATGCCGAACGGCGCATCTCGCGCGTACGCAAGGTCATGCCGCCGCGTGCCGGCTATGCGGATTGGGAAGTGACCATACAGCTTGCCAAGCGCCTCGGCTATGACATGCATTACAGCCATCCATCCGAGATCATGGACGAGATCGCCCGGCTGACGCCAACATTCCGGGGTGTCAGCTACGAAAAGCTTGACCGCCTGGGTAGCATCCAGTGGCCGTGCAACGACCATGCGCCCGAAGGCACGCCGATCATGCACAGCGATCAGTTCGTGCGCGGAAAGGGCAGGTTCATGTTGACCAAATATGTCGCGACCGACGAGAAGGTGACCCGCAGATTCCCGCTGATCCTGACGACCGGGCGCATCCTGTCGCAATACAATGTGGGCGCGCAAACCAGGCGCACCGAGAATGTCCGCTGGCATGCGGAAGACCGCCTTGAAATCCATCCTCATGATGCGGAAGAACGGGGCATCAAGGATGACAGCTGGGTCGGCATCCAGAGCCGAGCCGGAGAAACCGTATTGCGGGCCAAGGTCACGGACCGGATGCAGCCGGGCGTGGTGTACACGACCTTCCACTTCCCAGAATCAGGCGCCAATGTCATCACGACCGACAATTCGGACTGGGCAACAAATTGCCCCGAGTACAAGGTCACAGCGGTGCAGGTGATGCCGGTAGCACATCCCTCGCAATGGCAGAGAGAATACCAGCAATTCAACAAGACGCAACTCGACTTGCTGGACGTGGCCGATGGCACGCTCGCTGATGCTGGCTGA
- the fdhD gene encoding formate dehydrogenase accessory sulfurtransferase FdhD → MARSLMLAEAAMKWVTDPQSLPPTSRHDVARLAVCDRRQSHDDLAEEVPVALEYNGIAHAVMLATPCDLEEFALGFSLTEGILQSKRELYDIEIRHSSAGITVSMTVSSGAFMAMKAKRRNLAGRTGCGLCGTEQLDQVLRPVPAMAWDRPLQASAIRQALHGLGAHQPIARLTGATHAAAWCSAEGRILAVFEDVGRHNALDKLAGAMAMTGMDTDFGFALITSRASVEMVQKAATVRIPALVAISAPTALAVRTAQQCGLTLVAFARGDNFVAYTNANTIESD, encoded by the coding sequence ATGGCACGCTCGCTGATGCTGGCTGAGGCCGCCATGAAGTGGGTGACGGATCCACAATCTCTGCCTCCAACCAGCCGCCACGATGTCGCTCGCCTGGCGGTATGCGACCGCAGGCAATCGCACGACGACTTGGCGGAAGAAGTCCCGGTTGCACTGGAGTACAACGGCATCGCCCATGCGGTGATGCTGGCGACGCCTTGCGACCTGGAAGAATTCGCCCTCGGTTTTTCGCTGACCGAAGGCATTCTTCAAAGCAAACGGGAACTGTATGACATCGAGATCCGGCATAGCTCAGCCGGCATCACGGTTTCCATGACGGTCAGCAGCGGCGCATTCATGGCGATGAAGGCAAAGCGACGCAATCTGGCCGGCCGCACAGGTTGCGGCCTCTGTGGCACCGAGCAGCTCGATCAAGTGCTGCGCCCAGTGCCCGCGATGGCATGGGACCGTCCGCTGCAGGCATCGGCGATCCGGCAAGCATTGCACGGACTTGGCGCACACCAGCCGATCGCGCGCCTCACCGGCGCTACACATGCGGCCGCCTGGTGCTCGGCCGAGGGCCGGATATTGGCAGTGTTCGAAGACGTCGGGCGCCACAATGCTCTGGACAAGCTGGCGGGCGCAATGGCGATGACTGGCATGGACACGGATTTCGGATTCGCGCTGATAACCAGCCGTGCCAGTGTGGAAATGGTACAAAAAGCGGCTACTGTCCGGATCCCGGCACTAGTTGCCATCTCCGCACCAACAGCGTTGGCAGTGCGCACTGCCCAGCAATGTGGTTTGACCCTGGTCGCCTTTGCGCGAGGAGATAATTTCGTCGCCTATACCAACGCCAACACGATTGAATCGGATTAA
- a CDS encoding formate dehydrogenase subunit delta → MDIQNLIKMANQIGAFFASYPDAQEASSEIANHLKKFWAPGMRKLLLDHVDVNHGDGLDAIVLSAIHTHRRALEPSTC, encoded by the coding sequence ATGGATATACAGAACCTGATCAAGATGGCAAACCAGATCGGTGCCTTTTTCGCCTCCTATCCGGACGCGCAGGAAGCTTCAAGCGAAATCGCAAATCACCTGAAAAAATTCTGGGCGCCGGGCATGCGGAAGCTTCTGCTGGACCACGTCGATGTGAACCACGGCGACGGGCTTGACGCCATTGTATTGTCAGCGATTCATACACATAGACGCGCCTTGGAACCTTCGACCTGTTAG
- a CDS encoding MarR family winged helix-turn-helix transcriptional regulator, which translates to MKSKPEKITELHDYLAYWLHRQSDSVLKKFERTLAEYGVTHAQWYVLITIYHQDADTPQSIAKRIDIDIGSVSRVIDRLVAKGLLVKRPHAEDKRSVFLELTTDGEKVISTLAAIARQQEGEWRACLTETETKAFGAALYKLLEAQGIQPTGRLWTKFRT; encoded by the coding sequence ATGAAATCCAAACCAGAAAAAATAACCGAGCTTCACGATTACCTCGCCTATTGGCTACATCGCCAGTCGGATTCGGTTCTGAAAAAGTTCGAACGTACACTGGCCGAATACGGCGTTACTCATGCTCAATGGTACGTCCTGATTACCATCTATCATCAGGACGCAGATACACCGCAATCCATCGCGAAGCGCATTGACATCGATATTGGTTCGGTAAGCCGCGTTATTGATCGACTAGTCGCCAAGGGTTTGCTAGTCAAGCGGCCTCACGCGGAAGACAAGCGATCGGTTTTCCTGGAATTGACGACTGACGGGGAAAAAGTTATTTCGACATTGGCCGCCATTGCTCGACAGCAGGAGGGCGAATGGCGCGCATGCCTGACGGAGACCGAGACCAAGGCCTTCGGAGCAGCGCTATACAAGCTGCTTGAGGCGCAAGGAATCCAGCCCACTGGCCGACTGTGGACAAAATTCCGAACTTAG
- a CDS encoding ABC transporter substrate-binding protein: protein MSNLQLSIAVGNYDRVRPLFSGRTQIDGVDPVFMALSPEEIFFRAFRNQEFDVTEMSFSSYLIKHSRGESPYIGIPVFLSRAFRHTAIYARKDRIHQPADLKGKRIGIPEYQLTALVWARAILMDDYGVNPADVTWVLGGIDEPGRIEKIKLELPPNVRLEHAPEGETISSLLDQGAIDGFIAPRAPSGAAIKNPNVGWLFDDPTAVAKDYFKRTEIFPIMHVLGVRKEIAAKHPWLPGALFKAFEEAKTVALESLSETSATKITLPFVEEQLKAARNLMGFDFWSYGVAKNLPTLETFVRQHHAQGLSARRMSIDEIFHPATYEGFKI from the coding sequence ATGAGCAATTTGCAGTTGTCGATAGCCGTTGGAAACTATGATCGCGTGCGGCCCCTGTTTAGTGGCCGTACCCAGATTGATGGCGTGGATCCAGTTTTCATGGCGTTGTCGCCCGAAGAAATATTTTTTCGAGCATTTCGCAATCAAGAGTTCGACGTCACCGAAATGTCGTTCTCGAGTTACTTGATCAAACATTCCCGGGGTGAAAGCCCCTACATCGGTATTCCGGTATTTCTGTCGCGGGCCTTCAGGCATACGGCAATCTACGCGCGCAAGGATCGCATCCATCAACCTGCCGATCTGAAGGGCAAGAGAATCGGTATCCCTGAATACCAACTGACTGCACTGGTGTGGGCGCGCGCCATTTTGATGGATGATTACGGGGTCAATCCGGCAGATGTGACATGGGTATTGGGTGGCATCGATGAACCTGGTCGCATTGAGAAAATCAAGTTGGAGCTCCCCCCTAACGTCCGACTGGAGCATGCCCCCGAGGGAGAAACCATCTCCTCACTGCTGGATCAGGGTGCGATCGATGGCTTCATTGCCCCGCGAGCACCGAGCGGTGCTGCGATCAAAAACCCCAACGTGGGCTGGCTATTTGATGATCCAACCGCGGTCGCAAAAGACTACTTCAAGCGTACAGAAATCTTTCCAATCATGCACGTACTAGGTGTCCGCAAAGAGATCGCCGCCAAACATCCATGGCTGCCGGGGGCGCTGTTCAAAGCGTTCGAAGAAGCCAAGACAGTGGCGTTGGAAAGTTTGAGTGAAACGTCGGCAACCAAGATCACGCTCCCTTTTGTAGAAGAGCAGTTAAAGGCCGCACGGAACTTGATGGGATTTGATTTCTGGTCCTATGGCGTGGCAAAGAACCTGCCGACGCTGGAAACCTTCGTTCGGCAGCACCATGCCCAAGGGCTGTCAGCGCGCCGGATGAGTATCGACGAAATATTTCATCCAGCCACGTACGAAGGCTTCAAGATCTGA
- a CDS encoding 2,5-dihydroxypyridine 5,6-dioxygenase has protein sequence MINWSDFQELCKKQLEMCKVKPGETVIVLSQGNDRLDYADAFVAAARKLGAESFNVRLGNTASVLNGPALTEVGINPLVGNKAAIEALKKADLVIDLVFLLWSDEQHQIQKAGARVLTCIEPPELLKQMFPTEDQRRRVELSHDLLKAAKKMHITSKAGTDVTYDLGHFPVVSQYGYTDEPGRWDMWPSGFLFTAGAPTGVNGKVVIDAGDIIAAPFRSYVNTPIHVTIREGMITAIEGGVDAEMMRSYLSGFNDPRAYGISHIGWGINENVNWTTMKQTLRSLSQEARAFYGNVMFATGPNTELGGDNDTPAHMDIPLRNCSVFLDEKPILVDGEFTVPELIVKH, from the coding sequence ATGATCAACTGGTCTGATTTTCAAGAACTTTGCAAAAAGCAACTGGAGATGTGCAAGGTCAAACCTGGTGAAACCGTCATCGTTTTATCACAAGGCAATGACCGTTTGGACTATGCCGATGCTTTTGTCGCGGCCGCGCGAAAGCTGGGGGCAGAGAGCTTCAATGTACGGCTGGGTAACACCGCTTCGGTACTGAACGGTCCGGCGCTTACGGAGGTTGGCATCAATCCGCTGGTCGGCAATAAGGCCGCTATTGAAGCGCTAAAGAAAGCCGACCTGGTCATTGATCTGGTATTCCTGTTATGGTCCGACGAACAACATCAGATCCAGAAGGCCGGAGCGCGCGTACTCACTTGCATTGAGCCACCGGAGCTTTTGAAGCAGATGTTCCCTACCGAGGATCAACGCCGCCGTGTGGAATTGAGCCACGACCTGCTCAAAGCTGCTAAAAAGATGCACATCACCAGCAAGGCAGGCACTGACGTCACATATGATCTGGGGCATTTCCCAGTGGTGAGTCAGTACGGTTACACCGACGAGCCTGGACGCTGGGACATGTGGCCGAGTGGCTTCCTGTTCACCGCCGGCGCACCTACAGGCGTCAACGGCAAGGTGGTCATCGATGCTGGCGACATCATCGCCGCACCATTCCGAAGCTACGTGAACACCCCCATTCATGTGACCATTCGCGAGGGCATGATCACTGCGATTGAAGGCGGTGTTGATGCAGAGATGATGCGCTCCTACCTGTCGGGTTTCAACGATCCGCGCGCCTATGGCATCTCCCACATTGGCTGGGGCATCAATGAAAACGTGAACTGGACCACGATGAAGCAAACATTGCGCAGCCTGTCTCAGGAGGCGCGGGCCTTCTACGGCAACGTCATGTTTGCAACCGGCCCCAACACTGAACTTGGTGGTGATAACGACACCCCTGCCCACATGGATATCCCGCTTCGCAACTGTAGCGTGTTCCTGGATGAAAAACCAATCCTGGTGGACGGTGAATTCACCGTTCCCGAGTTAATCGTCAAACATTGA
- a CDS encoding cytochrome P450: MNTATAHAFPTVEGFDPLSEEFLNNPVPMIQKAQEQAPVFYHEPLKMWVITHYSDICNAARDYETFSSKALGLIPPPDDLAHRVPPDAEKELFVAIDPPEHTGSRMSVAPFFTARAVAKMEQPSREIANRLIDQFIAKGSCDFMYDYAYPFSLEVIMQLLGIPTERAADYRQWTADLFSVFSPKSMTKPMAEDELRERWTRLIECFEFFDALAKDREANPRDDVLTKMMQAKGPDGQPLVNRSRILRHINELVAAGNDTTPNLMGAMFQLLEENPDQWDDLRQHPELMSGAVEETLRRRGTSPGLFRITTRDVEMGGTTIPEGEIVWLLFTAGGLDAQKFPNPEKFDIRRANAVEHLAFGHGRHMCLGNPLARLEIKVGMEEFFRRIPDAHIVKNQKLTYLPVLTVLALEKLMVEWDPKKVPA; encoded by the coding sequence ATGAACACAGCAACCGCACACGCCTTCCCGACAGTTGAAGGCTTTGATCCGCTCTCGGAAGAGTTTCTGAACAACCCGGTACCGATGATCCAGAAGGCGCAAGAGCAAGCGCCGGTGTTCTATCACGAACCTCTCAAGATGTGGGTAATCACGCACTATAGCGACATCTGCAATGCGGCGCGCGATTACGAAACATTTTCGTCCAAGGCTTTGGGTCTGATCCCGCCTCCGGATGATCTGGCGCATCGCGTGCCTCCCGATGCAGAGAAAGAGTTGTTCGTCGCGATTGATCCGCCCGAGCATACCGGTTCTCGCATGTCGGTGGCGCCGTTCTTCACGGCGCGCGCTGTGGCCAAGATGGAACAGCCTTCCCGTGAAATCGCCAATCGTCTGATCGACCAGTTCATCGCCAAAGGCAGTTGCGACTTCATGTATGACTATGCGTATCCATTTTCGCTGGAAGTCATCATGCAGCTGCTTGGCATTCCGACCGAACGTGCCGCCGATTACCGTCAGTGGACTGCAGATTTATTCTCTGTATTTTCACCCAAGTCCATGACCAAGCCCATGGCCGAAGACGAGCTACGCGAACGCTGGACCCGATTGATCGAGTGCTTCGAATTCTTTGATGCCTTGGCCAAAGACCGTGAAGCGAATCCCCGTGATGATGTGCTCACCAAAATGATGCAGGCCAAAGGTCCCGACGGTCAGCCCTTAGTGAACCGCTCACGTATCCTGCGCCACATTAATGAATTGGTGGCCGCCGGAAATGACACGACGCCTAATTTGATGGGGGCAATGTTCCAGTTGCTGGAAGAAAATCCCGATCAGTGGGACGACCTGCGACAGCACCCGGAGTTGATGAGCGGCGCCGTGGAAGAAACGCTACGCCGCCGTGGCACGTCACCCGGGCTGTTCCGCATCACCACGCGCGACGTGGAGATGGGTGGCACCACCATCCCTGAGGGCGAAATCGTTTGGCTGCTGTTTACCGCCGGCGGTCTGGACGCACAGAAATTTCCCAATCCAGAGAAGTTTGACATCCGTCGCGCGAACGCGGTGGAGCACTTGGCCTTCGGCCATGGCCGGCACATGTGCCTGGGTAATCCGCTAGCGCGGCTGGAAATCAAAGTGGGCATGGAAGAGTTCTTCCGCCGCATTCCCGATGCACATATCGTCAAGAACCAAAAGCTGACTTATCTGCCGGTGCTGACGGTGCTGGCACTGGAAAAGCTGATGGTCGAATGGGACCCGAAGAAAGTCCCGGCCTAA
- a CDS encoding PDR/VanB family oxidoreductase: MSTSLNTLIVERVELATPEVIAVDLVDASGATLPVWEPGAHIDLHLPSGTIRQYSLCGDPADRQRYRVGILRDANGRGGSIEAHETLAPGVAVQVSVPRNHFALKEASAYLFVAGGIGVTPLLPMLRAVHAAGTPWQLVYGGRTRESMAFVEELAQYPAKRVSLLPQDSSGLIDLAGLVAHVAAGTALYSCGPGPMLNALEQVCMEAGKSAQLHIERFSAPTTQKQDGGGEQRAFKVELAKSGLTLDVAAGQSLKATLVKAAIPVPFSCEEGYCGSCETRVIGGEPEHHDSVLTPEEREEGKFMMVCVGRCKSDLLVLDL, from the coding sequence ATGTCCACTTCATTGAACACGCTAATTGTCGAGCGGGTTGAGCTCGCCACACCCGAGGTCATCGCCGTCGACCTGGTCGACGCAAGCGGCGCGACGCTACCTGTCTGGGAGCCTGGCGCACACATCGATCTGCATCTGCCATCGGGCACCATACGCCAATATTCCTTGTGCGGAGACCCAGCTGATCGCCAGCGTTACCGCGTGGGTATTCTGCGAGACGCCAACGGCCGTGGCGGATCTATCGAGGCGCACGAAACCTTGGCACCCGGCGTGGCTGTGCAGGTCAGCGTGCCGCGAAACCACTTTGCACTGAAAGAAGCGTCCGCCTATCTATTCGTTGCCGGTGGCATTGGTGTGACGCCACTGCTCCCGATGCTGCGCGCTGTCCATGCTGCAGGCACCCCCTGGCAGCTGGTGTATGGCGGCCGCACGCGCGAAAGTATGGCATTTGTCGAGGAATTGGCCCAATACCCAGCCAAACGGGTGAGCTTGCTGCCGCAGGACAGCAGCGGCCTGATCGATCTGGCAGGGCTAGTGGCGCACGTCGCTGCGGGCACGGCGCTATACAGCTGCGGCCCAGGTCCCATGCTGAACGCACTGGAGCAGGTCTGTATGGAGGCGGGAAAGAGTGCACAACTGCATATCGAACGCTTCTCGGCACCAACGACGCAAAAGCAGGATGGAGGCGGAGAGCAGCGTGCATTCAAGGTCGAATTGGCAAAAAGCGGCCTGACGCTGGACGTGGCGGCCGGCCAGAGCCTGAAAGCGACGCTGGTAAAGGCAGCGATCCCTGTCCCCTTCTCGTGCGAGGAAGGTTACTGCGGCAGCTGCGAGACGCGCGTCATCGGCGGTGAGCCTGAACACCACGACAGTGTACTGACGCCGGAAGAACGCGAGGAAGGGAAATTCATGATGGTCTGCGTGGGGCGTTGCAAGTCTGACCTGCTGGTGCTTGACCTCTGA
- a CDS encoding SDR family NAD(P)-dependent oxidoreductase has translation MRFKNQVAAITGAGRGIGLATAKKLAAEGAAVALLDIDGDAATAGAREIEKMGGRAVGLTLDVTDEAGIGQAMEAVAARLGAIDILVNNAGFYPHIPLESMSYADWRKIMAINLDSTFLCTRAVFRAMKAMRYGRIVNLSSAVVFTGLTGVSAYAASKAGVIGFTRVVATEGGPFGITANLVAPGLIETEGVMEQIAEHFDDVLPLQMIKRRGKTDDITEAIAYLASPDAGFVTGQTVGVNGGMYYK, from the coding sequence ATGCGATTCAAGAACCAAGTTGCAGCAATTACGGGTGCCGGGCGCGGCATCGGCCTGGCTACGGCAAAAAAACTCGCTGCCGAAGGCGCTGCCGTTGCCTTGCTGGACATTGACGGCGATGCTGCCACCGCCGGCGCGCGCGAGATTGAAAAAATGGGCGGACGCGCTGTAGGACTAACCCTTGATGTGACTGATGAGGCAGGTATCGGGCAGGCTATGGAAGCCGTCGCGGCCAGGCTCGGCGCCATTGACATTCTGGTCAACAATGCCGGCTTTTATCCGCATATTCCCCTTGAAAGCATGTCGTACGCAGACTGGCGCAAGATCATGGCGATCAACCTTGACAGCACATTTCTATGCACGCGGGCCGTGTTCAGGGCCATGAAGGCAATGAGATACGGTCGTATCGTCAACCTGTCTTCTGCCGTTGTGTTCACCGGTCTGACGGGTGTCAGCGCCTATGCGGCCTCCAAGGCCGGTGTAATCGGTTTCACGCGTGTCGTCGCCACGGAGGGCGGTCCATTTGGCATCACCGCCAACCTGGTCGCTCCGGGATTGATCGAAACCGAAGGTGTCATGGAGCAAATCGCGGAGCACTTCGACGATGTGTTACCGTTGCAGATGATCAAGCGCCGCGGAAAGACCGATGACATCACGGAAGCAATTGCCTATTTGGCAAGCCCCGATGCAGGCTTTGTCACCGGACAGACTGTCGGTGTCAACGGCGGCATGTACTATAAATAG
- a CDS encoding tautomerase family protein, with protein sequence MPLLRLACAKHPTPEQRKRLIQRLTSTIVEELGVPVSSVNVLIEEVPPSHWGVGGVGLDEIFSAHDRPARNHTS encoded by the coding sequence ATGCCTCTTCTCAGACTAGCATGCGCGAAGCACCCTACACCTGAGCAGCGCAAACGACTTATCCAGCGTCTGACGAGTACCATCGTCGAGGAACTGGGTGTGCCGGTCTCCTCGGTGAATGTCTTGATCGAGGAAGTGCCACCCTCCCATTGGGGCGTAGGTGGCGTCGGGCTGGACGAGATCTTCTCAGCCCATGATCGTCCAGCGCGGAACCACACATCATGA
- a CDS encoding alpha/beta fold hydrolase gives MSDAKRSASMPAGAVQRRAQNGKVGLSALDWPGQAPAVLIVPGITSPAATWAFVVEALKLPNRVIVLDSRGRGLSDAPETGYALDDYAADLRVWCEQLQLESPILLGHSMGARIVAHFDVLWPGLAGRLIVVDPPLSGHDGAPYPIPLNFYIEGIRSASAGATLESMRKSAPSWSDARLLDRLQWLPTCSEKAVEASWRMFHQEDFFLSWKVVNARSHLIFGENSQVVTAQGAAELQQALPSADYIRIPGAGHMIPWDNLPAFTEAVRHIVLSSTSNS, from the coding sequence ATGAGCGATGCCAAGCGCAGTGCTTCAATGCCGGCGGGCGCGGTGCAGCGCCGCGCTCAGAACGGCAAGGTGGGCCTGAGTGCGCTGGATTGGCCCGGCCAGGCGCCCGCGGTGCTTATCGTACCGGGGATTACCAGCCCGGCCGCCACTTGGGCCTTCGTGGTCGAGGCGCTGAAATTACCGAATCGGGTGATCGTGCTCGACTCGCGAGGCCGCGGACTTTCGGACGCTCCGGAAACTGGATATGCGTTGGACGACTATGCCGCTGACTTGCGCGTCTGGTGCGAACAGCTCCAACTGGAGAGCCCCATCTTGTTGGGTCACTCGATGGGAGCGCGCATCGTAGCCCATTTCGATGTGCTTTGGCCGGGTCTCGCAGGCCGGCTGATCGTGGTCGATCCACCGCTATCAGGTCATGACGGGGCGCCCTATCCGATACCACTGAATTTTTATATCGAGGGCATTCGTAGTGCGTCCGCGGGCGCAACGCTGGAATCTATGCGCAAGAGTGCACCAAGCTGGAGCGATGCACGTTTGCTCGATCGCCTGCAGTGGCTGCCGACCTGTTCGGAGAAAGCCGTTGAAGCATCGTGGCGCATGTTTCACCAGGAGGATTTTTTCCTGTCATGGAAAGTGGTCAATGCGCGAAGTCATCTGATCTTCGGTGAAAACAGCCAAGTCGTGACCGCACAAGGTGCGGCGGAACTTCAGCAGGCCTTGCCGAGCGCCGATTACATCCGGATTCCGGGCGCAGGTCACATGATCCCGTGGGATAACCTTCCGGCATTCACAGAAGCCGTCCGGCACATCGTTCTGTCATCAACCTCTAACAGTTAA